In Candidatus Paceibacterota bacterium, the following proteins share a genomic window:
- a CDS encoding FISUMP domain-containing protein — protein sequence MKLKNISKVRKTITSLLCFLVLFLISSLSAGKADAALGIVGSYTHPNMSGAWNSTISGNYAYVTAPSVDCLTILDITTVTAPSYVGSVCDGVTLNEAYSVYVYGNYAYVVSRAADTLSVVDITNPAVPFIAGFVADGVNLDTPTGVFVSGNYAYVTARYQNRLTAVNISNPANPSVASSIQRNNELCGAWDLKIVGSLAYVTARGGNGACPTEGNRLTIIDISNPLAMSYVGSVRDDEQLNTAYGVDIASPYAYVTSRGTGPVTPEGDRLTIVNISDPANPVIVGSVKDNNRLNGAKGVKVFGFMAYVSAYDSDTLTLVNISNANNPVIADFLQDSANLDMPYGLSFRSGYSYVSSEGTSKFSIISGIPDTINPTLTTAAWRPDSLGVQVADGGVVNYADIDQPTEKVTIYSTASDDSGIIVDHKIRYWINGVLQPVSTWATGGLHQLAINGPLTPGDVIEYQSEATDGAGNISLSPAVGKYSFMVTASQCCPVSGNCTITQNPCYLGGSHTGVSIDVNANTPNPLRIILSSDLDLTGTDIDFRNKFVGANTEVLIDGKATSSTNARNINMTGGDIFYPNGGLIVDLSVPDTLTGNGGNLDVTGAGGASIFPGGSNLKIYTEGSNAAGGPAKTGGNVNITFSNDTVLSGSSLIKTGNTNIAGVNGGVVNLTGSGSIGVEGSGSLISTSSSRKAGNVSITGSGYFKGGIHANSCENFGVCGQNGGTIDMTGLDTYYAPNCSSTVLEAKNGGLIDWMGSGFFDLPGTSATGAGGTLRVTGATLSNCSCKSTGGSCWNQLGINNGTRDFVGEDCNESNPLAACSGSSNASPVMTLVTITPSPAYASTPNLAALVSATDADGDPITYAYQWKKGGVDIAGATASTLTSANYVAGNVITVEVIPNDGTVNGASMLSAPTTILAALTNACPPFPSAADVEGNIYNTVKIGNQCWTKENLTLGKMISRKLDDNVTYQDQTDNGIVEKYCYGYMTDGNAGQIATGNNNCNMYGGLYQWTEALRVPNSCRTGDCSAFITQPVQGLCPAGWHIPQQSEFDILRNYVIGFYGYSDAEAELDQGGQAGFEALWSGSYSFNNFWDIGADTHLWSSTQINASDAFLRYLYSGVPKGGDPDSWSKVDANSIRCVISSPDKVTGLAAAAGNAQVVLSWTAPADGGSPITNYKVYRSSPTNGSYSLLIAGGCSSLGNVLTCTDTGLVNGTTYYYKVSASNIIGEGPQSDEASAVPVAPCAGIDHGGANWTPTDGDAWDLNATAGIIDIAGTHCNINNFSIPAGRTVYVKAYDGTNYGKVEIIATSGNIAATGVLNAVGRGYAADQGAGSGNLGGNTYGSITNPNEMGSGGESGAFAGRRGAGYGGKGGAGTGGCCGAPATGGAGGGSVKLTISNILTLDGSINASAVNSTGTRAGGSGGSIYVDVNNLAGAATGSMIANGGSAGASNDNGGGGGGRIAYYFNSKTYTGTAVAFGGARTGAATYGGAGTVYSKNKSDALNPNGYLTLDNNGFSGEITPLENSMLIDILTVANGAHLSINSGVNLDAYNTGVWSFSSITNNGNFSALGVASLTVTGVLNNNSYFDVRNINNLTINNTATVTNNGNLIANNVPNLTIDGTLIVNTFSPTTTSFASLVNMTVNGTLGHLANNNTPVNYIDLTLDNLTVNAGGKIDAAGKGYAADQGAGSGNTGGNAYGSITDPNDLGSGGKSGSFQNNRGGGFGGIGGDGGSAWAGAGAPAGGGTGGGLVKLTIGNTLMLNGTINVSGSNATGTRAGGSGGTIYVDTNNFGGAATGSMIASGGNGGNTNNNGGGGGGRISYRYNAKSYLGSAIAYGGAPSGSAVYGGAGTIYSKDKDDGANPNGYLSLINNGVAGEMTPVGANMNIDYLTITNGGHFKINPGVNITALNTGAWSFWGITNNGTFTANGVTNLTSVGVLDNNSLFTVNGADVININGIGTNTGNLNAISLGFTDMTLNGNFTVNTFSPTTTNFPNLRNLTIAGTLSHIANTNAKVNYIDLNLNNLTIIAGGKIDAIGKGYSADEGPGSGNTGGNTYGSLTNPNDLGSGGQTGSFQNNRGGGYGGIGGDGGSAFAGAGAPASGTGGGMIKIMITNSLTNSGIIDASGLSAVGPRGGGAGGSIFLISNNLTGLASGLITSNGGNGGNINGNGGGGGGRIVNCSNSNTYGGSFNVNGGTGINGGDNGQQGTVFQCVPPTVSGLSVAGPINNCTSDNRYDLSWTYQSNTTPQFAQKSYRIRVYDDAGKTNNILNTGIVLSSSTTYDADFGAAAYGKTLYWDLTVWDETDVLSSAVTDGPNITTDPSKPGCEAQNSNVMGFAWSSTAGWISFNSKNCDVDKDGIYEGNSEGVPVGSTPAPPGCQTNGAVKSYGVNLDSGGILSGYAWSENIGWITFGYGVSGDPDFGDISGCPSGACQASLDGAGDFIGWARACSVFSADCSGALKNPWETGDWDGWINLKGNINNCDTDNNGRLDVSCGGDGIILADDCDTDNNEFLDVACGGIDNLTIPVNSGNYKVILSGGNFNGWAWGGDVTGWISFCNGADYCVSVGTFNPSVTNANATSIDPCRQDPWAERISWVFTDVEDDAAGTSQSAYRVDVERSDLAVCSTGKQFDFINTLTGNDINGFCPGFIDYGNFTYSWNVTVYDSEDNASAVTPGVKFPYNSSDPNSPIATPDHSYPVANFSYSPDTDILQFMDVTLDPFNDVSGNPLAEPTSVAAGYYIKEMEWIFGDGTPNDIDTFSDPGPALGYNVVHNYADQGTFAVDLKVTDSSAQVYSCYASERFTLQPIDVMSERPKWNEAAP from the coding sequence ATGAAATTAAAAAACATTTCAAAAGTGAGAAAAACGATCACGAGCCTTTTGTGTTTTTTGGTTTTATTTTTAATTTCAAGTTTATCTGCCGGCAAGGCGGATGCAGCGCTCGGAATAGTCGGTTCATACACTCATCCGAATATGAGCGGCGCATGGAATTCGACAATTTCCGGTAATTATGCTTATGTGACCGCACCTTCTGTTGATTGTCTTACAATTCTCGACATTACAACTGTGACAGCTCCCAGTTATGTCGGATCGGTCTGTGATGGGGTAACGCTTAACGAGGCATACAGTGTTTATGTATATGGAAATTACGCATATGTTGTATCGCGCGCAGCCGACACATTAAGTGTTGTAGATATTACAAATCCTGCAGTGCCATTTATTGCGGGTTTTGTAGCCGATGGAGTAAATCTTGATACTCCAACGGGCGTTTTTGTTTCGGGAAATTATGCGTATGTAACTGCGAGATATCAAAATCGATTAACGGCAGTGAACATTTCAAATCCGGCAAACCCTTCCGTTGCATCATCAATTCAGAGAAATAATGAATTATGCGGAGCGTGGGATTTGAAAATTGTCGGCAGTCTTGCATATGTTACGGCGAGAGGAGGAAATGGTGCTTGTCCGACCGAAGGTAATCGATTGACTATTATAGATATTTCCAATCCCCTTGCAATGAGTTATGTGGGATCCGTGAGGGATGATGAGCAGCTGAATACAGCATATGGAGTTGATATTGCCAGTCCTTACGCTTATGTGACATCACGTGGGACGGGACCTGTGACACCTGAAGGAGACAGATTGACCATTGTGAACATTTCTGATCCTGCGAATCCTGTAATAGTCGGTTCTGTTAAAGACAATAATCGACTGAATGGTGCGAAAGGGGTTAAGGTTTTCGGTTTCATGGCATATGTTTCCGCTTATGATTCCGATACTTTAACGTTAGTTAATATTTCTAACGCTAATAATCCAGTAATAGCGGATTTCTTACAGGATTCTGCCAATCTAGATATGCCTTACGGTCTTTCTTTCAGAAGCGGATATTCTTATGTTTCTTCTGAAGGCACGAGCAAATTCAGTATAATCAGCGGGATTCCCGACACGATAAATCCAACTTTGACGACAGCTGCATGGAGGCCGGATTCTTTGGGTGTTCAGGTTGCTGATGGGGGAGTTGTCAATTATGCGGATATCGATCAACCCACTGAAAAAGTGACGATCTATTCAACAGCCTCGGATGATTCAGGCATAATCGTTGATCACAAGATAAGATATTGGATAAACGGAGTCCTTCAGCCTGTGAGCACCTGGGCTACGGGAGGTTTGCATCAACTTGCGATAAACGGTCCGCTTACTCCGGGCGATGTGATCGAATATCAATCGGAAGCGACTGATGGAGCCGGAAATATCAGCTTGAGTCCCGCAGTGGGAAAATATTCATTTATGGTCACGGCGTCTCAGTGCTGTCCAGTTTCTGGAAATTGCACGATAACCCAAAATCCATGCTATCTTGGAGGTTCGCATACAGGCGTCAGTATTGATGTCAATGCGAACACGCCAAATCCTCTGAGAATAATCCTGTCGAGCGATCTTGACCTGACGGGAACGGATATCGATTTCAGAAACAAGTTTGTCGGAGCGAACACTGAAGTTCTGATAGACGGAAAAGCAACATCAAGCACGAACGCCAGAAATATCAATATGACCGGCGGAGATATCTTCTATCCGAACGGAGGGCTTATTGTTGACCTCAGTGTTCCGGACACTTTGACTGGAAACGGCGGAAATTTGGATGTTACCGGGGCGGGTGGGGCCTCGATTTTTCCGGGAGGATCGAATTTGAAGATCTATACCGAGGGGAGCAATGCGGCAGGCGGGCCGGCAAAAACAGGCGGCAATGTCAATATAACTTTTTCAAATGACACAGTATTAAGCGGATCGTCGTTGATCAAAACCGGGAACACGAATATTGCCGGCGTGAACGGAGGCGTTGTGAATCTGACCGGCAGCGGAAGCATCGGCGTTGAGGGTTCCGGCAGTCTGATCTCAACATCAAGCTCAAGAAAAGCGGGAAATGTCAGTATAACTGGTTCGGGTTATTTCAAGGGCGGGATACATGCCAATTCGTGCGAAAATTTCGGAGTTTGCGGACAAAATGGCGGGACGATCGATATGACCGGACTTGACACTTATTATGCTCCCAACTGCTCTTCAACTGTTCTTGAGGCGAAGAACGGAGGTCTCATAGACTGGATGGGATCGGGATTTTTTGATCTTCCGGGAACCAGCGCAACCGGTGCGGGCGGGACCCTGAGAGTGACCGGTGCGACGCTTTCAAATTGTTCATGCAAGTCAACAGGGGGATCGTGCTGGAATCAGCTTGGAATAAACAATGGCACTCGCGATTTTGTGGGAGAGGATTGCAATGAATCCAATCCTTTAGCAGCATGTTCAGGTTCGTCGAACGCATCTCCTGTCATGACTTTGGTAACCATAACCCCGAGTCCTGCATATGCCAGCACGCCGAATTTGGCGGCGCTTGTTTCCGCCACGGACGCCGATGGGGACCCGATAACCTATGCTTATCAATGGAAAAAGGGAGGTGTGGATATTGCCGGAGCAACGGCTTCAACTTTAACTTCCGCGAATTATGTCGCCGGAAATGTGATCACGGTTGAAGTCATTCCCAATGATGGAACCGTAAACGGTGCTTCAATGTTATCGGCTCCGACGACGATCCTTGCTGCCCTTACCAATGCTTGTCCGCCGTTTCCTTCAGCTGCGGATGTCGAAGGCAATATCTATAACACCGTTAAGATAGGAAATCAATGCTGGACAAAAGAAAACCTTACTTTGGGAAAGATGATCAGCCGAAAGCTGGATGATAACGTAACCTATCAAGATCAGACCGATAATGGAATTGTTGAAAAATATTGCTATGGCTATATGACAGATGGAAATGCCGGACAGATCGCAACCGGAAATAATAATTGCAATATGTATGGCGGTTTATATCAGTGGACGGAAGCTTTACGGGTGCCTAATTCGTGCAGGACAGGCGACTGTTCCGCATTCATAACTCAGCCTGTTCAGGGGCTCTGTCCCGCCGGATGGCATATTCCTCAGCAATCAGAGTTCGATATCTTAAGAAATTATGTGATAGGTTTCTATGGATATTCAGATGCTGAAGCAGAACTTGACCAGGGCGGTCAAGCGGGATTCGAGGCGCTTTGGAGTGGTAGCTATTCTTTTAATAATTTTTGGGATATTGGTGCTGATACGCATCTTTGGTCGTCGACTCAGATTAATGCAAGCGATGCATTTCTAAGATATCTTTATTCTGGTGTTCCAAAAGGAGGAGACCCCGATAGTTGGTCTAAAGTAGACGCGAATTCTATCCGTTGCGTTATATCATCTCCCGATAAAGTAACTGGCTTAGCGGCTGCAGCTGGGAATGCTCAGGTAGTTTTGTCTTGGACCGCTCCGGCTGATGGCGGTTCACCTATTACCAATTACAAAGTGTATCGAAGTAGTCCCACTAATGGTTCTTATTCTTTATTAATAGCAGGTGGCTGTTCAAGCCTTGGAAATGTGCTCACATGCACGGATACGGGACTGGTTAATGGCACTACTTATTACTATAAAGTTTCAGCTTCGAATATCATAGGCGAAGGTCCTCAATCGGATGAGGCGAGCGCTGTTCCCGTCGCTCCATGCGCCGGGATCGATCATGGTGGGGCAAATTGGACTCCGACGGACGGAGATGCTTGGGATTTGAATGCGACTGCCGGAATAATAGACATAGCGGGAACGCATTGCAATATCAATAATTTCAGCATACCCGCCGGCAGGACGGTTTATGTCAAAGCTTATGACGGAACGAATTATGGCAAGGTTGAAATAATTGCGACCAGCGGAAATATTGCCGCTACGGGCGTACTAAACGCAGTCGGCAGGGGATATGCTGCAGACCAGGGCGCCGGTTCGGGGAATTTAGGGGGTAATACTTATGGATCTATCACTAATCCCAATGAAATGGGTTCCGGCGGAGAATCAGGGGCATTTGCCGGAAGAAGAGGCGCGGGCTATGGCGGAAAAGGAGGGGCGGGTACCGGGGGATGCTGCGGAGCGCCTGCGACCGGTGGGGCCGGCGGCGGTTCGGTAAAATTGACTATCAGCAACATTCTGACCTTGGATGGCTCGATAAATGCTTCGGCAGTTAATTCTACCGGAACAAGAGCCGGTGGATCGGGCGGATCGATATATGTCGATGTGAACAATCTGGCAGGCGCCGCAACGGGTTCGATGATCGCAAATGGCGGGTCAGCGGGCGCATCCAATGACAATGGCGGAGGCGGAGGCGGAAGGATCGCATACTACTTTAATTCAAAAACATATACAGGAACTGCCGTTGCTTTTGGCGGAGCGCGAACAGGCGCGGCTACATATGGCGGAGCCGGCACGGTGTATTCAAAGAATAAATCAGACGCCCTGAACCCGAACGGTTATCTGACTCTCGATAATAATGGATTTTCCGGAGAGATCACGCCACTCGAGAACAGCATGCTGATTGATATTCTAACGGTTGCGAATGGCGCCCATCTCAGCATAAATTCCGGCGTTAATTTGGACGCTTACAACACCGGCGTATGGTCTTTCTCGAGCATAACCAATAACGGGAATTTCTCGGCATTGGGTGTGGCGAGTCTGACTGTAACCGGCGTTCTTAATAATAACAGCTATTTCGATGTTCGGAATATAAACAACTTAACGATAAACAATACCGCAACTGTCACTAATAATGGGAATTTAATAGCTAATAATGTTCCCAATCTTACAATTGACGGTACGCTTATCGTCAATACTTTCTCGCCGACAACAACTAGTTTTGCTTCACTTGTAAATATGACCGTGAACGGAACTTTGGGTCATCTTGCAAATAATAATACTCCCGTCAATTATATTGATCTGACTCTTGATAATCTGACAGTTAATGCAGGAGGAAAGATCGATGCGGCTGGCAAAGGTTACGCGGCAGATCAGGGTGCGGGTTCAGGAAACACCGGAGGCAATGCATATGGATCGATTACCGATCCGAATGACTTGGGTTCCGGCGGTAAATCAGGAAGTTTCCAGAATAATAGGGGAGGCGGATTCGGAGGTATCGGAGGCGATGGAGGTTCGGCTTGGGCCGGAGCCGGAGCGCCGGCGGGCGGCGGCACGGGCGGCGGATTGGTTAAATTGACGATCGGGAACACTCTCATGCTTAATGGTACGATCAATGTCTCGGGAAGCAATGCTACGGGAACGAGGGCGGGAGGATCGGGCGGAACAATATATGTCGATACGAATAATTTTGGAGGAGCAGCTACGGGCTCAATGATCGCAAGCGGCGGGAATGGCGGCAATACAAATAATAATGGCGGCGGCGGCGGCGGAAGGATCTCATATCGCTACAATGCAAAATCTTATTTAGGATCGGCGATAGCCTATGGCGGGGCGCCATCCGGTTCGGCTGTATATGGAGGTGCGGGAACTATTTATTCAAAAGACAAAGACGATGGTGCAAATCCAAACGGATATTTAAGTCTGATAAATAACGGTGTGGCCGGGGAAATGACTCCTGTCGGTGCCAATATGAACATTGATTATCTCACGATCACAAATGGAGGGCATTTCAAGATCAATCCGGGTGTAAATATCACAGCTTTAAATACGGGGGCATGGTCTTTCTGGGGTATAACCAATAATGGAACTTTTACCGCAAATGGCGTCACGAATCTTACATCTGTCGGCGTGCTGGATAATAACAGTCTGTTTACGGTTAATGGCGCGGATGTGATAAACATAAACGGTATTGGAACCAATACCGGGAATCTCAATGCAATAAGCCTGGGTTTCACGGATATGACGCTTAACGGCAACTTTACCGTGAATACTTTCTCGCCAACTACGACGAATTTTCCAAATTTAAGGAATTTAACCATCGCTGGAACGCTGAGTCATATTGCGAACACAAATGCCAAGGTTAATTATATCGATTTGAATCTTAATAATCTTACTATAATTGCCGGAGGCAAAATTGATGCGATTGGAAAGGGTTATTCTGCCGACGAAGGACCCGGTTCGGGAAACACCGGAGGCAATACGTATGGATCTCTCACTAATCCGAATGATCTGGGTTCGGGAGGACAAACGGGTAGTTTCCAGAACAATAGAGGAGGCGGATATGGCGGAATCGGAGGCGATGGCGGCTCGGCTTTCGCGGGTGCCGGAGCTCCTGCCAGTGGCACTGGCGGCGGAATGATCAAAATAATGATCACAAATAGTCTTACCAACAGCGGAATAATTGACGCTTCCGGTTTAAGTGCGGTTGGCCCGAGAGGGGGAGGCGCCGGAGGATCGATTTTCTTGATTTCAAATAATCTAACCGGTTTGGCTTCCGGTCTTATCACTTCAAATGGCGGCAATGGAGGAAATATAAATGGCAATGGCGGCGGCGGTGGCGGAAGGATTGTGAATTGTTCTAATTCTAATACTTACGGAGGCAGCTTTAATGTTAATGGCGGTACGGGAATCAATGGGGGCGACAATGGTCAGCAGGGAACCGTTTTTCAATGTGTCCCGCCAACGGTGTCCGGTCTTAGTGTTGCGGGTCCGATAAATAATTGCACAAGCGACAACAGATATGATCTTTCCTGGACATATCAATCCAATACGACTCCGCAATTTGCGCAAAAATCATACCGGATCAGGGTGTATGATGATGCAGGAAAGACGAATAATATTTTGAATACGGGAATTGTATTATCATCGAGCACAACCTATGATGCGGATTTTGGAGCGGCTGCATATGGAAAAACTTTGTATTGGGATCTCACTGTTTGGGATGAGACGGATGTTCTTTCGAGCGCGGTAACGGACGGACCGAATATTACGACGGATCCTTCAAAGCCCGGGTGCGAAGCTCAAAATTCAAATGTTATGGGTTTTGCGTGGAGCTCGACTGCAGGCTGGATAAGCTTCAACAGCAAGAATTGCGATGTTGACAAGGATGGGATATATGAAGGAAACAGCGAAGGGGTTCCTGTCGGTTCAACTCCCGCGCCTCCAGGCTGCCAGACCAATGGCGCAGTCAAATCTTATGGAGTAAATCTGGACTCAGGCGGAATTCTGTCGGGTTATGCATGGAGTGAGAATATCGGGTGGATAACTTTCGGTTATGGAGTTTCGGGAGATCCTGATTTTGGCGATATTTCCGGCTGTCCGTCGGGAGCCTGCCAGGCAAGTCTTGATGGCGCAGGTGATTTTATCGGCTGGGCGAGGGCTTGTTCGGTGTTTAGTGCAGACTGTTCGGGCGCGCTTAAAAATCCTTGGGAAACCGGTGACTGGGACGGGTGGATCAATTTGAAAGGAAATATAAATAATTGCGATACGGATAATAACGGGAGACTTGATGTAAGCTGCGGAGGCGATGGCATCATATTGGCCGATGATTGCGATACGGATAATAATGAGTTTCTTGACGTGGCTTGCGGCGGCATTGATAATCTGACGATTCCGGTTAATTCGGGCAATTACAAAGTTATCCTGAGTGGCGGAAATTTCAACGGCTGGGCGTGGGGAGGCGACGTGACAGGCTGGATCAGTTTTTGCAACGGAGCTGATTATTGCGTCAGCGTCGGAACGTTTAACCCGTCCGTTACGAATGCAAACGCGACCTCGATCGATCCTTGCAGGCAGGATCCGTGGGCGGAAAGGATCTCGTGGGTCTTCACTGACGTGGAAGATGACGCGGCAGGAACGTCTCAGAGTGCATATCGGGTTGACGTTGAGAGGAGCGACCTGGCCGTGTGTTCGACGGGAAAACAATTTGATTTCATAAACACTTTGACGGGTAATGATATCAACGGCTTCTGTCCCGGGTTTATAGATTATGGAAATTTTACATATTCATGGAATGTTACTGTTTATGACAGTGAGGATAATGCAAGCGCAGTGACTCCGGGGGTGAAGTTCCCTTATAACAGTTCGGATCCGAATAGTCCTATTGCGACCCCGGACCATTCTTATCCTGTCGCTAATTTTTCATACTCTCCGGATACGGACATCCTGCAATTCATGGACGTGACACTCGATCCTTTTAATGATGTTTCCGGAAATCCGCTTGCGGAGCCGACTTCGGTTGCGGCCGGATATTATATAAAAGAAATGGAATGGATCTTTGGAGATGGGACGCCGAATGACATTGACACCTTCTCCGACCCCGGACCGGCTTTGGGTTATAATGTAGTCCACAATTACGCAGATCAGGGAACCTTTGCGGTGGACCTGAAAGTAACCGATTCTTCCGCTCAGGTATATAGTTGCTATGCGAGCGAAAGATTCACTCTGCAGCCCATAGATGTCATGAGCGAGAGGCCGAAATGGAACGAAGCTGCGCCATAG